One stretch of Rattus norvegicus strain BN/NHsdMcwi chromosome 12, GRCr8, whole genome shotgun sequence DNA includes these proteins:
- the Hcar2 gene encoding hydroxycarboxylic acid receptor 2, translating into MSKQNHFLVINGKNCCVFRDENIAKVLPPVLGLEFVFGLLGNGLALWIFCFHLKSWKSSRIFLFNLAVADFLLIICLPFLTDNYVQNWDWRFGSIPCRVMLFMLAMNRQGSIIFLTVVAVDRYFRVVHPHHFLNKISNRTAAIISCFLWGITIGLTVHLLYTDMMTRNGDANLCSSFSICYTFRWHDAMFLLEFFLPLGIILFCSGRIIWSLRQRQMDRHVKIKRAINFIMVVAIVFVICFLPSVAVRIRIFWLLYKHNVRNCDIYSSVDLAFFTTLSFTYMNSMLDPVVYYFSSPSFPNFFSTCINRCLRRKTLGEPDNNRSTSVELTGDPSTIRSIPGALMTDPSEPGSPPYLASTSR; encoded by the coding sequence ATGAGCAAGCAGAACCACTTTCTGGTGATAAACGGCAAGAACTGCTGTGTGTTCCGAGATGAAAACATCGCCAAGGTCCTGCCGCCGGTGTTGGGGCTGGAGTTTGTGTTTGGACTCCTGGGTAATGGCCTTGCCTTGTGGATCTTCTGTTTCCATCTCAAATCCTGGAAATCCAGCCGGATTTTCTTGTTCAACCTGGCCGTGGCTGACTTTCTCCTGATCATTTGCTTGCCGTTCTTGACGGACAACTATGTCCAGAACTGGGACTGGAGGTTCGGGAGCATCCCCTGCCGCGTGATGCTCTTCATGTTGGCCATGAACCGACAGGGCAGCATCATCTTCCTCACGGTGGTGGCTGTGGACAGGTACTTCAGGGTGGTCCACCCGCACCACTTCCTGAACAAGATCTCCAACCGGACGGCGGCCATCATCTCTTGCTTCCTGTGGGGCATCACCATCGGCCTGACAGTCCACCTCCTCTACACGGACATGATGACCCGAAACGGCGATGCAAACCTGTGCAGCAGTTTTAGCATCTGCTACACTTTCAGGTGGCACGATGCAATGTTCCTCTTGGAATTCTTCCTGCCCCTGGGCATCATCCTGTTCTGCTCTGGCAGGATCATTTGGAGCctaaggcagagacagatggacaggcacGTCAAGATCAAGAGGGCCATCAACTTCATCATGGTGGTTGCCATTGTGTTTGTCATCTGCTTCCTGCCCAGTGTGGCCGTGAGGATCCGCATCTTCTGGCTCCTCTACAaacacaacgtgaggaactgtgaCATCTACTCCTCTGTGGACTTGGCCTTCTTCACCACCCTTAGCTTTACCTACATGAACAGCATGCTCGACCCGGTGGTCTactatttctccagcccatctttCCCCAACTTCTTCTCCACGTGCATCAACCGTTGCCTTCGAAGGAAAACCTTGGGCGAACCAGATAATAACCGGAGCACGAGTGTGGAGCTCACGGGGGACCCCAGCACAATCAGAAGTATTCCAGGGGCATTAATGACTGACCCCAGTGAGCCAGGCAGCCCCCCTTATCTGGCTTCCACATCTCGTTAA